Part of the Sphingorhabdus pulchriflava genome is shown below.
CGGCAGCGAGAAGCGCAGGAAGCCATAGCCTCCCATCTTCAGCAAGACGCCTGCCAGGATGACCGAGCCCGCCGTCGGTGCCTGCACGTGCGCATCGGGCAACCAGGTGTGCACTGGCCACATCGGCATTTTGACCGCGAAGGATGCAAAGAAGGCGAGCCAGAGGATCGTCTGCGCCTCGGGCGGGAAATCATGGTTGAGCAGTGTCGGGATATCCGCCGTACCTGCTTGCTGGATCATCCACAGCATTGCCAGCAGCATGAACACCGAGCCGAGCAGCGTGTAGAGGAAGAATTTGTACGAGGCGTAGATGCGATCCTTGCCGCCCCAGATGCCGATGATCAGGTACATCGGGATCAGCCCGGCTTCGAACATGATGTAGAACAGCATCAGATCCTGCGCCGCGAACACGCCGATCATCAGCGTTTCCATCAGCAGGAAACTTGCCATGTAGAGGCCAACCCGCTCGGTTACCGCGCGCCAGCTTGCGCCAATACAGATCGGCATCAGGAAGACCGAGAGCATGATGAGCAGAAGCGAGATTCCGTCAATGCCCAGTTTCCAGCCTATCGGCCCGAACAATGCGGCGCTTTCGACAAACTGCCACTGTGCGCCCGCCGGATCGTAGCTGGCCCAGAGCCAGACGCCGAGCAGCAGGTTGAACAGAGTCGCGGTCAACGCAATGATGCGCGCCATTTCGTCGCGGGCAAACAGACATGCCAGCGCGCCAATCATCGGCACGGCGAGCATGATCGAAAGGATGGGGAGTTCGGCGGCGTTCATCGCGCTTGCACCATAAACCAGCTGATCGCGGCGACGAGGCCAAGCAGCATCACCAACGCATATGTGTAGAGATAGCCCGACTGCATGCGGACGGCGATACGGCTACCCAGACCAACGGCTGCGGCGGACCCGTTCGGGCCGAAGCGGTCGATAATTCCGATGTCGCCCCCCTTCCAGAACAGACGACCAAACCAGAAGGCAGGCTTGACGAAGATGAGGTTGTAGAGCTCGTCAAAATACCATTTGTTGAGGAAGAATTTGTACAGCGGCTCGAAATGCCCTGCCAATGCATGCGCAGAGCCCGGCTTGCGGATATACATCATCCAGGCAGTGAACAGGCCGGTCAGCATCGCAACCGTTGAAGCCAGCTTCACCCACAGCGGCACATGGTGCATCGCGTGGATGAGATGCTCGTTGAAATAGAGCGTCGATGCGGCCCAGAAAGCGGTTCCGCCTTCTTCGGCATAGATGAAATCATATTTGAACAAATAGCCTGCAGCTATTGCGCCCAGCGTGAGCACACCGAGCGGCACGAGCATTGGCCAGGGGCTTTCATGCGGATGATAGCCAGCAGTGCCATCGTCATGCGCGCTATGATGGTCGTGCGCATGGTCGTCATGGCCATGATGATCATCGTGCACCGCGTGCTGGATATGCTCCGACTGTGCCCAGCGCGGCTTGCCGAAGAAAGTCAGGAAGACGAGGCGCCAGCTGTAGAAACTGGTGAGCAATGCGGCAAACACGCCGATGAAGAAGGCATAGCCGCCCCAAGGCGCGGTCGAGGCATAGGCCGCTTCGATAATCGCGTCCTTTGAATGGAAACCGGCAAAGCCGCCAATGCCGACTATGCCGACGCCGGTGATCGCAAGCGTACCGGCAGTCATCGCCCAGAAGGTCAGCGGGATATGTTTCCTGAGGCCACCATAATAACGCATATCCTGCTCATGGTGCATGGCGTGGATCACGCTGCCCGCGCCAAGGAACAGCAGCGCCTTAAAGAAGGCGTGCGTGAACAGGTGGAACATCGCCGCGCTATAGGCGCCAACGCCCGCGGCGAAGAACATATAGCCGAGCTGCGAGCAGGTCGAATAAGCGATCACGCGCTTGATATCGGTCTGGACGAGGCCAACGGTTGCCGCGAACAGCGCCGTCGTCGCGCCAACGATGGTCACGACATTCAATGCAAACTGGCTGGTTTCAAACAGCGGCGACAGGCGGCAGACCATGAAAACGCCCGCAGTCACCATCGTCGCGGCGTGGATCAGTGCCGAAACCGGGGTCGGGCCCTCCATCGCGTCGGGCAACCATGTGTGCAGACCCAATTGTGCGGACTTGCCCATCGCGCCGATGAACAGCAGGATGCAGAGCAGGCTCATCGTATCGACGCGCAGGCCGAGGAAGCCGATGCTTGATCCGGCCTTTTCGGGTGCAGCGGCAAGGATATCGGGGATCGAAACCGTACCGAACAACCAGAACACGCCGAAGATGCCCAGCATGAAGCCAAGGTCACCCACGCGGTTTACGACAAAAGCCTTGATCGCGGCGGCGTTGGCGCTGGGTTTCTTGTACCAGAAACCGATCAGCAGATAGGATGCGAGACCAACGCCTTCCCAGCCAAAGAACATCTGGACAAGGTTGTTGGCGGTCACCAGCATCAGCATCGCGAAGGTGAACAGCGAGAGATAGGCGAAGAAGCGCGGCTGATCCGGGTCTTCCTCCATATAGCTCCAGCTATAGAGGTGGACGAGCGCGGACACGGTGGTGATCACCACCAGCATCACCGCGGTCAGCGCATCGACGCGCAATTCCCAGTCGAACTTCAGGGCGCCCGACTGCACCCATTGCATCACGGGCTCGACATAGGCTTTTTCATTGCCAGTCAAAAAGCCGAGGAAAATCGGCCAGCTGAGCGCACAAGCGAGGAACAGCCCGCCGGTTGTGATGACCTTCGCAGCTGTCTTGCCGATGAAATTCTGCCCCAGTCCTGCGACTATGGCCGCGAGCAATGGTCCGAATACGATGATTTCGATGGACGACATAAGACCGGCTTACCCCTTCATCCGGTTGACATCGTCAACGGCGATCGTGCCGCGACCACGGAAATAAATGACGAGAATGGCAAGGCCGATGGCGGCCTCACCTGCAGCGACGGTCAAAACGAACATCGCGAACACCTGCCCCACCAGATCGCCGAGGAAGGCGCTGAAAGCGACGAGGTTGATATTCACCGAAAGCAGGATGAGTTCGATCGCCATCAGGATGATGATCACATTCTTCCGGTTGAGGAAGATGCCGAGCACGCCCATCACGAACAGGATGCTGCTGACGACCAGATAATGTTCGATACCGATCATAGCTCCACCCCCTGCCCGACGGGCTGGTTCACATTGCGCACCGAATCCTGCGGGCGACGCTGGTTCTGGCTGGAAATATCCTGCACGAAAATGCCTTTACGCTGACGGTGGGTCAGCACAATCGCGCCGACCATCGCGACCAGCAGGATCAGACCTGCAGTTTCAAACAGGAAGACATATTTGGTATAGAGCAACGCGCCCATAGCCTCGATATTGGGCTTGTCTGCGGGCGTGGCGGCGGCAATCGCCCCGCCCAGTTCCACTGCTCCTGCACGGAAAGCACCGATGCCTAGGATCAGTTCGACCACCAGCACGATCGCCAGCAACAGCCCCAGCGGCAGATTGCTCATGAAACCGGCACGCAGTTCGGCGAAATCGATGTCGAGCATCATCACGACGAACAGGAACAGCACCGCGACCGCGCCGACATACACAATGACGAGCAGCATCGCGATAAATTCTGCGCCCACCAGCACCATCAGCGCGGCGGCGTTGAAGAAAGCGACAATCAGCCAGAGTACGCTATGCACCGGATTGCGGGCAAAAATCACCATGGCGGCCGAAGCCAGCAAGATGGCCGCGAAGATATAGAAGGAAATGACCTGGATCACGATGCGCGCCCCTTATCGATAGGGCGCGTCGGCGGCAATATTTGCCGCGATCGCGCGTTCCCATTTGTCCCCGTTGGCGAGCAGCTTGTCCTTGTTGTACAGCAGCTCTTCACGGGTTTCGGTGGCATATTCGAAATTCGGGCCTTCGACGATGGCATCGA
Proteins encoded:
- the nuoK gene encoding NADH-quinone oxidoreductase subunit NuoK, which codes for MIGIEHYLVVSSILFVMGVLGIFLNRKNVIIILMAIELILLSVNINLVAFSAFLGDLVGQVFAMFVLTVAAGEAAIGLAILVIYFRGRGTIAVDDVNRMKG
- a CDS encoding NADH-quinone oxidoreductase subunit J: MIQVISFYIFAAILLASAAMVIFARNPVHSVLWLIVAFFNAAALMVLVGAEFIAMLLVIVYVGAVAVLFLFVVMMLDIDFAELRAGFMSNLPLGLLLAIVLVVELILGIGAFRAGAVELGGAIAAATPADKPNIEAMGALLYTKYVFLFETAGLILLVAMVGAIVLTHRQRKGIFVQDISSQNQRRPQDSVRNVNQPVGQGVEL
- the nuoL gene encoding NADH-quinone oxidoreductase subunit L, which translates into the protein MSSIEIIVFGPLLAAIVAGLGQNFIGKTAAKVITTGGLFLACALSWPIFLGFLTGNEKAYVEPVMQWVQSGALKFDWELRVDALTAVMLVVITTVSALVHLYSWSYMEEDPDQPRFFAYLSLFTFAMLMLVTANNLVQMFFGWEGVGLASYLLIGFWYKKPSANAAAIKAFVVNRVGDLGFMLGIFGVFWLFGTVSIPDILAAAPEKAGSSIGFLGLRVDTMSLLCILLFIGAMGKSAQLGLHTWLPDAMEGPTPVSALIHAATMVTAGVFMVCRLSPLFETSQFALNVVTIVGATTALFAATVGLVQTDIKRVIAYSTCSQLGYMFFAAGVGAYSAAMFHLFTHAFFKALLFLGAGSVIHAMHHEQDMRYYGGLRKHIPLTFWAMTAGTLAITGVGIVGIGGFAGFHSKDAIIEAAYASTAPWGGYAFFIGVFAALLTSFYSWRLVFLTFFGKPRWAQSEHIQHAVHDDHHGHDDHAHDHHSAHDDGTAGYHPHESPWPMLVPLGVLTLGAIAAGYLFKYDFIYAEEGGTAFWAASTLYFNEHLIHAMHHVPLWVKLASTVAMLTGLFTAWMMYIRKPGSAHALAGHFEPLYKFFLNKWYFDELYNLIFVKPAFWFGRLFWKGGDIGIIDRFGPNGSAAAVGLGSRIAVRMQSGYLYTYALVMLLGLVAAISWFMVQAR